A window of Actinomycetota bacterium genomic DNA:
GACCGCGGCGTGGGTGGGCTACGAACTGCCGACCTGCCCGCCGGGACGGAGGGTGGGATGTGGTCGGATGCTGAGCGTGGAGGCGGGCGGGAGAACGTGGCGCCGTGTCACGGGGGGCAGCATCCCGGCGCACATGTGGGCCGACTACATGGCGCTGGCCGTGCGGGATCTGCCGGTGCGTGGCTTCCCCGATCCGGGCCCTGTCGCGCACGCGACCGTGCCCAAGGTCGTTGGCACGTCGCAGGACGCGGCCGTCGAGGTGCTGCAGCGACACGGCTTCCAGGTGCGGCTCCGCCCCGCCTCCCGTCGGGCGGCCGCCGGGACGGTGGTCCAGCAGCGACCACAGGCCGGGACCGCGGTGGAGCGAGGATCGTTGGTCGTGATCGACGTCAGCGACGGCAGCGGCTGATCACGCCCGCTCGCCGGGCGGGACCATCTTGTACCCGACGCCGCGCACGGTCACGACCATCGACTCGTGTTCGGGGCCGAGCTTGGCGCGCACCCGCCGGATGTGCACGTCGACCGTGCGCGTCCCGCCGAAGTAGTCGTACCCCCACACGTCCTGTAGGAGCATCTCGCGGGTGAACACCCGGCCGGGGCTCCCCGCCAGCGTCTTCAGCAGCTCGAACTCCTTGTACGTCAGGTCGAGCGGTTCGCCGCGGAGGCGGACCTGGTAGCTGTCCTCGTCGACCACCAGGTCACCGACCTCGGCCCTGCGGTCGGCGCGGGCCGCCTCCGCACGGTCGGCGACGAGCCGCAGCCGCGTCTCGACCTCGCCCGGAGATGCGTGCGGCAGGACCCAGTCGTGGAACCCCCAGGTGGACTTCAGAGCCGCCAACCCCCCTTCGGAGATCACGACCAGCACCGGCGTGTCGAAGATGTTCACGGCCGCCGACCGGCAGGTTGCGGCAGCCTCCCGCAGGTCGGCGGTGCCGTCGATGACGATCACGTCGCACTCGCCGACGCCGGTCAGCGCCGAGGGATCCAGCGCCGCGTCCTGGAGGGTGTGGTCGAGGTACTCCAGCGAAGGCAGGAGCGACTTCCCGCCGCCGGCGCGTTGCGTGAGCACCAGCAGGTGCACGCTGGTCTCCTTCGTACCCGCCGCAGGCTACCGGTGCGGCGGGCGCAACCGCATCGGGCGCCGGACGGTCGTGTCTCAACGTCGCCGCCCCGGTAGGTTCCCACTGTTGTCACTGCGGGGCTGGGCGCGTTGGTGCTCGGTGGGTTGCATTCAGTGTGAACCGTTGTGTCAGGAGGGCGACGGTGGCGTCCCAGACCGCGGTCGACGCGGCCACCGAGGAGGAGGGGATCTCGGTGGCACAAGCGTTGGCGGTCCCGACCCGCGCCGGGATCTACCGGCGGCTGCGGACGGAGGGCCAGCCGGTGAGCGCCCGTGAGGCAGCCGAGATGTTCGGGTTGCACCCCAACGTGGCCCGTACCCACCTCGACACGCTCGCAGAGGCCGGGCTGGTCGTCACCGGCCGGCGCAAGCAGCCCGGCGGCGGCCGTCCCGCCAAGGTCTACGTCGCGCGCGAGCAGGCCGACGACGGGAGCCCCGACGCCATCCCGCCCGGGAGCCAGCTCGCGGTGGGCGTCCTCACCGAGGTGGTCCGCGACCTGCCGG
This region includes:
- a CDS encoding response regulator transcription factor gives rise to the protein MHLLVLTQRAGGGKSLLPSLEYLDHTLQDAALDPSALTGVGECDVIVIDGTADLREAAATCRSAAVNIFDTPVLVVISEGGLAALKSTWGFHDWVLPHASPGEVETRLRLVADRAEAARADRRAEVGDLVVDEDSYQVRLRGEPLDLTYKEFELLKTLAGSPGRVFTREMLLQDVWGYDYFGGTRTVDVHIRRVRAKLGPEHESMVVTVRGVGYKMVPPGERA